One part of the Melospiza melodia melodia isolate bMelMel2 chromosome 3, bMelMel2.pri, whole genome shotgun sequence genome encodes these proteins:
- the PRDM1 gene encoding PR domain zinc finger protein 1 isoform X2 has protein sequence MKMDMEDADMTLWTEADFEEKCTYIVNDHPLDPSADGGTLTQAEASLPRNLTFKYASNCKEVTGVISKEYIPKGTRFGPLVGEIYTSDTVPKNANRKYFWRIYSSGELHHFIDGFNEDKSNWMRYVNPGYSVQEQNLAACQNGMNIYFYTIKPIPANQELLVWYCRDFAERLHYPPSRELTMMNLTQTHVNPKQHSADKDELYQKSVPKKEHSVKEILKMESNPPKGKDFFQTNISPVTPEKDLDDLRKNYSPERCFFPRVVYPIRPHIPEDYLKASLAYGMDRPSYITHSPIQASTTPSPSGRSSPDQSLKSSSPHSSPGVTVSPLAPTSQEHREPYSYLNGSYGSEGLGSYPGYAPPGHLSPAFLPSYNPHYPKFLLPPFNMSCNNLSALNNINGINNFNLFPRMYPLYGNLLSGGSLSHHMLNPTTLPSSLPSEGGRRLLQPDHPRDFLIPAPNSAFSITGAAASMKDKPCSPTSGSPTAGTAASSEHIMQPKPTSVVLAATGSEEAMNLIKSKRNVTGYKTLPYPLKKQNGKIKYECNVCSKTFGQLSNLKVHLRVHSGERPFKCQTCNKGFTQLAHLQKHYLVHTGEKPHECQVCHKRFSSTSNLKTHLRLHSGEKPYQCKLCPAKFTQFVHLKLHKRLHTRERPHKCIHCHKSYIHFCSLQVHLKGNCPVAPASGRSMEDLNRINEEIEKFDISDNADKLEEVEDNIDLTSIVEKDILTMLRREMEGANLKVSLQRNLGNGLISSGCNLYESSDMSVMKLPHGHPLPLLPVKVKQETIEPMDP, from the exons GTCACTGGAGTGATAAGCAAAGAGTACATCCCAAAAGGAACACGCTTTGGACCCCTGGTGGGAGAGATCTATACCAGTGATACAGTTCCCAAGAATGCAAACAGAAAATACTTTTGGCGG ATCTATTCAAGTGGTGAACTTCACCACTTCATTGATGGATTTAACGAGGACAAGAGCAACTGGATGCGTTATGTAAACCCTGGCTACTCTGTTCAGGAGCAGAACTTGGCTGCTTGTCAGAATGGAATGAACATCTACTTCTACACCATCAAGCCCATCCCTGCCAACCAAGAGCTGCTTGTGTGGTATTGCCGAGACTTTGCAGAGAGGCTGCACTATCCCCCCTCCAGAGAGCTGACAATGATGAACCTCA CACAAACCCACGTTAATCCAAAGCAGCACAGCGCTGATAAAGATGAGCTTTATCAGAAAAGCGTCCCAAAGAAGGAGCACAGTGTGAAAGAAATCCTGAAAATGGAATCCAATCCTCCTAAAGGAAAAGACTTCTTTCAGACCAACATTTCACCAGTTACTCCAGAAAAAGACTTGGATGATTTACGTAAGAACTATAGCCCGGAGAGGTGTTTCTTCCCTCGAGTTGTCTACCCGATCCGACCTCACATTCCTGAAGACTATCTGAAAGCTTCCTTAGCATATGGCATGGACAGACCCAGCTACATTACTCACTCACCCATCCAGGCATCTACTACACCAAGTCCTTCCGGGAGGAGCAGCCCAGACCAAAGTTTAAAAAGTTCAAGCCCTCACAGTAGTCCGGGGGTCACAGTTTCACCTCTGGCACCTACTTCCCAAGAGCACAGAGAGCCATACTCTTACTTGAACGGATCATATGGCTCAGAAGGATTGGGGTCTTATCCTGGATATGCACCTCCTGGCCACCTCTCACCTGCCTTTCTACCATCCTATAACCCCCATTACCCCAAATTCCTGTTACCTCCATTCAATATGAGCTGTAATAATCTGAGCGCTTTGAACAATATCAATGGCATCAACAACTTCAATCTCTTCCCAAGGATGTACCCTCTTTATGGCAACCTGCTCAGTGGAGGTAGCCTTTCCCACCACATGCTCAACCCCACCACGCTCCCCAGCTCATTGCCCAGTGAAGGAGGCCGTCGACTGCTGCAGCCTGATCATCCAAGAGACTTCCTCATACCAGCACCCAACAGTGCCTTCTCTATCACGGGCGCTGCTGCCAGCATGAAGGACAAGCCATGCAGCCCTACCAGTGGGTCCCCCACCGCTGGTACAGCAGCCAGTTCAGAACACATAATGCAACCTAAACCTACCTCAGTGGTGTTGGCTGCCACCGGCAGTGAAGAAGCCATGAATCTCATTAAAAGTAAGAGGAATGTGACCGGTTACAAAACCCTCCCATACCCACTGAAAAAGCAGAATGGGAAGATCAAGTACGAATGCAATGTTTGCTCCAAGACCTTTGGCCAGCTCTCCAATCTGAAG GTGCACCTCCGAGTACACAGTGGAGAGAGACCATTTAAATGCCAGACTTGCAATAAGGGCTTCACGCAGCTGGCTCACCTCCAGAAGCACTATCTGGTACATACAGGAGAAAAACCCCATGAGTGTCAG GTTTGTCACAAGCGGTTCAGCAGCACCAGCAATCTCAAAACCCACCTGCGGCTCCACTCGGGAGAGAAGCCTTACCAGTGCAAGCTCTGCCCAGCCAAATTCACCCAGTTTGTGCACCTGAAGCTGCACAAGCGTCTCCACACTCGGGAACGCCCCCATAAATGCATCCACTGCCACAAGAGCTACATTCACTTCTGCAGCCTCCAGGTCCATCTGAAGGGCAACTGCCCCGTCGCCCCGGCCTCTGGCCGCTCCATGGAGGACCTGAACCGAATCAACGAGGAGATCGAGAAGTTCGACATCAGTGACAATGCTGACAAGCTGGAAGAAGTGGAGGACAATATCGACTTAACATCCATCGTGGAGAAGGATATACTGACCATGCTCAGGAGGGAAATGGAAGGAGCTAACCTGAaagtctctctgcagaggaaCCTGGGAAATGGGCTTATCTCCTCAGGATGCAACCTTTACGAGTCGTCAGATATGTCAGTTATGAAGTTGCCTCACGGTCACCCACTACCTCTGTTACCTGTAAAGGTCAAGCAAGAAACAATTGAACCAATGGACCCTTAA